One Fretibacterium sp. OH1220_COT-178 DNA window includes the following coding sequences:
- a CDS encoding (2Fe-2S)-binding protein, with translation MNIELTVNGEARSAQVDAGTRLIDLLRDEFRLTSVKEGCGAGECGACTVLLDGEPVCSCLVPAVQARGHEVLTVEGLARNGELDALQRAFLDCDAVQCGFCTPGMILTARALLRRNPDPSDREIRSALAGNICRCTGYAPIVRAVRTAAQRMGTEVRR, from the coding sequence GACCGTCAACGGAGAGGCTCGCTCGGCGCAGGTCGACGCCGGAACCCGACTGATCGACCTGCTGCGGGATGAGTTCCGCCTGACGAGCGTCAAGGAGGGCTGCGGCGCCGGGGAGTGCGGGGCCTGCACCGTTCTGCTGGACGGGGAGCCCGTGTGCTCCTGCCTCGTGCCCGCCGTCCAGGCGCGGGGCCACGAGGTCCTGACCGTGGAGGGGCTTGCCCGGAACGGGGAGCTCGACGCACTCCAGCGGGCCTTCCTGGACTGCGACGCCGTCCAATGCGGGTTCTGCACGCCCGGGATGATCCTTACGGCCCGCGCGCTGCTGAGGAGAAACCCGGACCCCTCGGACCGGGAGATCCGATCGGCTCTGGCGGGCAACATCTGCCGCTGTACGGGCTACGCGCCCATCGTCCGCGCGGTGCGGACCGCGGCACAGCGCATGGGGACGGAGGTGCGGAGATGA